One genomic window of candidate division KSB1 bacterium includes the following:
- a CDS encoding ATP-dependent 6-phosphofructokinase: MSKTRGTIGILTGGGDVPGLNPAIRAVTFRALREGYRVIGIRRGWAGLVDMVRDKDADNGHSYQVLTEEIVDRAGRTGGTFLHTSRTRPSHLPKSNVPAHLRDKYQDEINDVTEEVLKNLEFLGIDCLIPIGGDDTLSYAYRLHKEGVKVVAIPKTMDNDVPGTDYCIGFSTCVTRTIELTHKLRTTAGSHERFLVIEVFGRYAGFTAMLPTMAGAADRCVIPEYPFDIERLTELLVADRKHHPSNYAVVLVSEGAVMTDDKEMCFESEEADQFGHKKLGGVGDKVAARLKELSPKYNNGQRINVVNQRLGYLVRCGDPDAIDSVVPMAFGNLALDLVLSKSFGRLVSLRNGVYDNVPLDVVFTGRKKVVDVEKYYNTERLRPKYESFMRQPMFIMTSDV, translated from the coding sequence ATGAGCAAAACCAGAGGAACTATCGGTATTTTGACTGGAGGTGGAGACGTGCCCGGACTCAACCCCGCCATTCGTGCGGTGACGTTTCGAGCTCTGCGCGAGGGGTATCGGGTCATCGGCATCCGGCGCGGCTGGGCCGGATTGGTGGACATGGTGCGCGATAAAGACGCCGACAACGGCCACAGCTACCAGGTGCTGACCGAGGAAATTGTGGACCGCGCCGGGCGCACCGGCGGCACCTTCTTGCACACCTCCCGCACGCGCCCCAGTCACCTGCCCAAGAGCAATGTACCTGCGCACTTGCGAGACAAGTACCAGGATGAGATCAACGACGTAACAGAAGAAGTGCTCAAGAACCTGGAGTTTCTGGGCATCGACTGCCTGATCCCCATCGGTGGCGACGACACCCTGAGCTATGCGTACCGCCTGCACAAGGAAGGGGTCAAGGTGGTAGCCATCCCCAAGACCATGGACAACGACGTGCCGGGCACCGACTACTGCATCGGCTTTAGCACGTGCGTGACGCGCACCATCGAGCTCACCCACAAGCTGCGCACCACAGCCGGTTCGCACGAGCGCTTCCTGGTCATCGAGGTCTTTGGCCGCTACGCGGGCTTTACCGCCATGCTCCCCACTATGGCAGGTGCTGCCGACCGCTGCGTGATTCCGGAATACCCCTTCGACATCGAGCGCTTGACGGAGCTGCTGGTGGCCGACCGGAAGCATCACCCGAGCAACTACGCGGTGGTCCTGGTCTCCGAAGGTGCTGTGATGACCGACGACAAGGAAATGTGTTTTGAGAGCGAGGAGGCCGACCAATTCGGGCACAAGAAGCTCGGCGGCGTGGGCGATAAGGTTGCGGCGCGCCTCAAGGAGCTTTCGCCCAAGTATAATAACGGTCAGCGCATCAATGTGGTGAACCAACGCCTTGGATACCTGGTACGCTGCGGCGACCCGGACGCCATCGACTCGGTGGTCCCCATGGCCTTCGGCAACCTCGCCCTGGACCTTGTGTTGAGCAAGTCTTTCGGCCGCCTTGTGAGCCTGCGCAACGGCGTGTACGACAATGTGCCGCTGGATGTGGTGTTCACAGGCCGCAAGAAGGTGGTGGATGTGGAGAAGTACTACAACACCGAGCGCCTGCGCCCCAAGTACGAGAGCTTTATGCGGCAGCCGATGTTTATTATGACCAGTGACGTGTAA